A portion of the Etheostoma cragini isolate CJK2018 chromosome 13, CSU_Ecrag_1.0, whole genome shotgun sequence genome contains these proteins:
- the ssh2b gene encoding protein phosphatase Slingshot homolog 2b isoform X1, whose product MPPGVVTAPRSSSGGCFCDCCVVKMKPYFTENSVISQGEIYQLISESFLTVKGAALFLPRGNGSSPSSASRFSQLRSKHAGDIQQHLQTMFTLLRPEDNIKLAVRLESAHTPITRYMVVVSTNGRQDTEESVVLGMDFSPVDSSCSVGLVLPLWSDTLIHLDGDGGFSVSTDSRVHVFKPVSVQAMWSALQSLHKACEVARCHNYFPGSLFLTWVSYYQSRVYSDQARINEWNTMQDVQSHRADSPVLFSDAPTERELTERQIKTSLREIMMQKDLENVTCKEIRTELEMHMTCNLREFKEYIDNEMIIILGQMDSPTEIFDHVFLGSEWNASNLEELQNSGVQYILNVTREIDNFFPGVFEYHNIRVYDEEATDLLAYWNDTYKFISRAKKAGSKCLVHCKMGISRSAATVIAYAMKEHGWDLKKALDYVKERRAVTKPNPSFMRQLEEYQGILLASKQRHNKLWRSHSDSDLSEHHEPLSKSHAQPHSLGRSDLHYQASTTSDPSVKELLESLGTSTITGKATHSTSQPDTGIHSNKLSSSHFHGVAAPSGDAEAPSLKAPSHSAAVLIPQLESPCPEPTAGSVSPLSPPLSNGLCDSEDQPSSPPLFQPRAATVVPEPQKTDMVTIAQSVLVGQPHPAPSFHHLPLSPAPSPTPVYHDEDEVIKPQVLSCSLPVIKPMLVSVPEPITTPSTQKAGPQRLPAPVPVKNTDCEQQMCGLSLGCLAAPPPSTSQLISDPSAIPQDDEVLIGADHINFFSAREKFKGMSQDDKTHCSAGQQSPQLKSCGKDQPLLPQEVSTSEGKVEEKRKEITFSVQATGLKPAEHTEPQGPQDQEVSKLRQEIEDGDLLSQKDAENVKEEVKNKEEEEAAPARLYSDWTRGSVRRVTQQLEQRMKQEHETVSPSSSPPSLSRSSSGCQRRPPNVTAVTSSDPQDASIGLQVSEVNTPQEEQEKDDGKFEPVKRESGDVVEMGALGNNTGSTKGHKLHSADTRLLSTSSSFHHSVHSPFASVNFLCLEGVTELETSTDRDCSTEGPPGDVIMRETWETLCELGAFLQQVSMDGACKARCVDQVFGLSAGTTRKRGSAGLKRVKEVEARIRQAGLTPPSLMKRSASLAKLGCLELLANDLSEWELSRSSVAPSSTEPPIHTASDESKKQRVHNSPSSAGQQLEVPGTDAERLSDNGETSPGVSPPSSPQRGQVPNSDQDSLHLPGLTFTATKQQYGRTHPLRRLKKRTASTLYHTM is encoded by the exons ATGCCTCCCGGTGTTGTGACCGCGCCACGGAGCTCATCCGGCGGCTGCTTCTGCGACTGCTGCGTGGTGAAGATGAAACCTTATTTCACCGAGAACTCCGTAATCTCTCAGGGGGAAATTTATCAGCT CATTAGTGAAAGTTTCCTGACAGTTAAAGGAGCTGCTCTCTTCCTACCTCGAGGAAATGGCTCCTCTCCCTCATCTGCCTCTCGCTTCTCACAGCTGCGCAGCAAACATGCAG GAGACATCCAGCAGCATCTGCAAACCATGTTCACTCTCCTcagaccagaggacaacatcaAACTG GCGGTTCGTTTGGAGAGCGCACACACTCCAATCACCCGCTACATGGTGGTGGTTTCAACCAATGGTCGTCAAGACACGGAGGAGAGCGTGGTGCTGGGAATGGATTTCAGTCCTGTCGATAG CTCATGTTCTGTAGGGCTGGTTTTGCCCCTATGGAGCGACACGTTGATACATCTGGACGGAGATGG GGGTTTCAGTGTGTCAACTGATAGCAGAGTGCATGTATTCAAGCCGGTTTCTGTGCAGGCCATGTG GTCAGCCCTCCAGTCACTCCATAAAGCATGCGAGGTGGCTCGTTGTCACAACTACTTTCCGGGCAGCTTGTTCCTCACCTGGGTCAGCTACTATCAAAGCAGGGTCTACTCCGACCAAGCACGCATCAACGAGTGGAACACCATGCAGGATGTGCAGTCACACCGTGCCGATTCGCCCGTGCTCTTCTCCGATGC ACCTACAGAAAGAGAGCTGACAGAGCGTCAGATCAAAACCAGTTTGAGGGAGATCATGATGCAGAAAGACCTTGAGAATGTCACTTGCAAAGAG ATCCGAACAGAGCTGGAAATGCACATGACATGCAACCTGCGAGAGTTCAAGGAGTACATTGACAATGAGATGATTATTATTCTGGGCCAGATGGACAGTCCTACAGAGATCTTTGATCACGTCTTCTTG GGATCTGAGTGGAATGCATCCAATTTGGAGGAGTTGCAGAACAGTGG GGTTCAGTACATCCTGAATGTAACCAGGGAGATTGACAACTTCTTCCCCGGTGTGTTTGAATATCACAACATCCGTGTTTACGATGAGGAGGCCACAGACCTGCTTGCTTATTGGAATGACACCTACAAGTTTATCTCTAGAGCCAA GAAAGCTGGATCTAAGTGCTTGGTGCACTGTAAAATGGGTATAAGTCGCTCTGCAGCTACAGTGATCGCTTACGCCATGAAGGAGCACGGCTGGGATTTGAAAAAAGCCCTAGATTACGTCAAGGAGCGTCGAGCTGTGACGAAACCTAATCCCTCTTTTATGAGACAGCTGGAGGAGTATCAGGGCATACTACTTGCCAG CAAGCAGAGGCACAACAAACTGTGGCGTTCTCACTCTGACAGCGACCTGTCTGAGCACCATGAGCCACTGTCTAAATCTCATGCCCAACCACACAGCCTGGGTCGCTCTGACCTTCATTACCAGGCCAGCACCACGTCTGATCCCTCTGTGAAAGAACTGCTGGAGTCACTTGGAACCTCGACCATCACTGGCAAAGCAACACACTCCACCAGCCAGCCTGATACTGGCATCCACTCTAATAAACTCAGCTCTTCACACTTTCATGGGGTGGCAGCTCCATCAGGCGATGCTGAAGCTCCAAGCCTTAAGGCTCCTTCTCATTCCGCTGCAGTCCTAATCCCCCAGTTGGAGTCCCCCTGTCCTGAGCCCACAGCTGGCTCTGTGTCTCCGTTATCTCCTCCACTCTCCAATGGCTTATGTGACTCTGAGGATCAGCCCTCATCACCTCCTCTCTTCCAGCCAAGGGCCGCCACTGTGGTGCCCGAACCTCAAAAGACAGACATGGTAACTATTGCTCAGAGTGTTTTAGTGGGCCAGCCACACCCGGCTCCATCCTTTCAccacctccccctctcccctgcCCCATCCCCAACTCCAGTCTATCATGATGAGGATGAGGTTATCAAACCACAGGTGTTGTCCTGTTCTCTGCCTGTGATCAAACCAATGCTAGTGTCAGTGCCTGAGCCCATAACAACACCAAGCACACAAAAGGCTGGACCCCAACGTCTGCCTGCACCAGTGCCTGTCAAAAATACAGACTGTGAACAACAGATGTGCGGCTTGTCTTTGGGCTGTTTAGCAgcaccccccccctccactaGTCAATTAATCAGCGACCCTAGTGCCATTCCACAAGACGACGAGGTGTTGATAGGCGCAGATCACATTAACTTTTTCAGTGCCAGAGAAAAGTTCAAGGGAATGAGTCAAGATGATAAAACTCACTGTTCTGCGGGGCAGCAGTCGCCCCAGCTGAAGAGTTGTGGCAAGGATCAACCACTACTGCCTCAGGAGGTTTCCACTAGTGAGGGGAAGgtagaggagaaaagaaag GAAATAACCTTCTCTGTGCAGGCCACAGGATTGAAGCCTGCAGAGCACACAGAGCCTCAGGGCCCCCAAGACCAGGAAGTGAGCAAGTTGAGGCAGGAGATAGAGGATGGAGATCTTTTATCACAGAAGGATGCTGAGAACGTAAAAGAGgaagtgaaaaacaaagaggaggaggaggcagcgCCTGCTCGTCTCTATAGCGATTGGACAAGGGGGTCCGTGCGGCGTGTCACACAACAGCTGGAGCAAAGAATGAAACAGGAGCATGAGACTGTGTCCCCCTCCTCATCTCCACCATCCCTCTCCCGCAGCTCCTCCGGCTGTCAGCGGCGTCCACCCAATGTCACTGCTGTGACATCGTCCGATCCACAGGATGCATCAATTGGTTTACAGGTGTCAGAAGTTAACACTCCGCAGGAAGAGCAGGAGAAGGATGATGGGAAGTTTGAACCAGTTAAAAGGGAGAGTGGTGATGTAGTTGAGATGGGGGCACTAGGAAACAATACTGGAAGCACAAAAGGACACAAACTCCACTCAGCAGATACTAGATTGCTCTCtacctcttcttctttccacCACTCTGTCCATTCTCCCTTTGCCTCTGTGAACTTCCTGTGTTTGGAGGGTGTGACAGAGTTGGAGACAAGCACAGACAGGGACTGCTCCACAGAGGGACCTCCTGGTGACGTTATCATGAGGGAGACATGGGAGACATTGTGCGAGCTGGGTGCCTTCCTGCAGCAGGTGAGCATGGATGGAGCTTGCAAGGCCAGATGTGTGGACCAGGTTTTTGGCCTCAGTGCTGGAACCACTCGGAAGCGAGGAAGCGCTGGCTTAAAGAGGGTCAAAGAGGTGGAAGCAAGGATTCGCCAGGCGGGACTGACTCCTCCATCCCTGATGAAGCGCTCAGCCTCTCTGGCCAAACTAGGCTGTCTGGAGCTGCTAGCCAATGACCTTAGTGAGTGGGAGCTCAGCCGCTCCTCTGTAGCTCCGTCCTCCACAGAACCTCCGATCCACACGGCTAGCGATGAGTCCAAGAAGCAGCGGGTCCACAATTCTCCTTCCTCAGCCGGCCAGCAGCTAGAAGTCCCCGGGACTGATGCGGAGAGGCTTTCTGACAATGGAGAAACCTCACCAGGAGTCTCTCCACCATCCAGTCCGCAGAGAGGACAAGTCCCTAACTCGGACCAAGATTCTCTGCATTTGCCTGGGCTGACATTTACGGCAACAAAGCAGCAATATGGAAGGACTCACCCCCTGAGGCGCCTTAAGAAACGGACTGCTAGTACCCTCTACCACACCATGTAA
- the ssh2b gene encoding protein phosphatase Slingshot homolog 2b isoform X2, whose protein sequence is MALVTVQRSPTPSTSSSPCVSESGSGEDDRRSQPRSISESFLTVKGAALFLPRGNGSSPSSASRFSQLRSKHAGDIQQHLQTMFTLLRPEDNIKLAVRLESAHTPITRYMVVVSTNGRQDTEESVVLGMDFSPVDSSCSVGLVLPLWSDTLIHLDGDGGFSVSTDSRVHVFKPVSVQAMWSALQSLHKACEVARCHNYFPGSLFLTWVSYYQSRVYSDQARINEWNTMQDVQSHRADSPVLFSDAPTERELTERQIKTSLREIMMQKDLENVTCKEIRTELEMHMTCNLREFKEYIDNEMIIILGQMDSPTEIFDHVFLGSEWNASNLEELQNSGVQYILNVTREIDNFFPGVFEYHNIRVYDEEATDLLAYWNDTYKFISRAKKAGSKCLVHCKMGISRSAATVIAYAMKEHGWDLKKALDYVKERRAVTKPNPSFMRQLEEYQGILLASKQRHNKLWRSHSDSDLSEHHEPLSKSHAQPHSLGRSDLHYQASTTSDPSVKELLESLGTSTITGKATHSTSQPDTGIHSNKLSSSHFHGVAAPSGDAEAPSLKAPSHSAAVLIPQLESPCPEPTAGSVSPLSPPLSNGLCDSEDQPSSPPLFQPRAATVVPEPQKTDMVTIAQSVLVGQPHPAPSFHHLPLSPAPSPTPVYHDEDEVIKPQVLSCSLPVIKPMLVSVPEPITTPSTQKAGPQRLPAPVPVKNTDCEQQMCGLSLGCLAAPPPSTSQLISDPSAIPQDDEVLIGADHINFFSAREKFKGMSQDDKTHCSAGQQSPQLKSCGKDQPLLPQEVSTSEGKVEEKRKEITFSVQATGLKPAEHTEPQGPQDQEVSKLRQEIEDGDLLSQKDAENVKEEVKNKEEEEAAPARLYSDWTRGSVRRVTQQLEQRMKQEHETVSPSSSPPSLSRSSSGCQRRPPNVTAVTSSDPQDASIGLQVSEVNTPQEEQEKDDGKFEPVKRESGDVVEMGALGNNTGSTKGHKLHSADTRLLSTSSSFHHSVHSPFASVNFLCLEGVTELETSTDRDCSTEGPPGDVIMRETWETLCELGAFLQQVSMDGACKARCVDQVFGLSAGTTRKRGSAGLKRVKEVEARIRQAGLTPPSLMKRSASLAKLGCLELLANDLSEWELSRSSVAPSSTEPPIHTASDESKKQRVHNSPSSAGQQLEVPGTDAERLSDNGETSPGVSPPSSPQRGQVPNSDQDSLHLPGLTFTATKQQYGRTHPLRRLKKRTASTLYHTM, encoded by the exons CATTAGTGAAAGTTTCCTGACAGTTAAAGGAGCTGCTCTCTTCCTACCTCGAGGAAATGGCTCCTCTCCCTCATCTGCCTCTCGCTTCTCACAGCTGCGCAGCAAACATGCAG GAGACATCCAGCAGCATCTGCAAACCATGTTCACTCTCCTcagaccagaggacaacatcaAACTG GCGGTTCGTTTGGAGAGCGCACACACTCCAATCACCCGCTACATGGTGGTGGTTTCAACCAATGGTCGTCAAGACACGGAGGAGAGCGTGGTGCTGGGAATGGATTTCAGTCCTGTCGATAG CTCATGTTCTGTAGGGCTGGTTTTGCCCCTATGGAGCGACACGTTGATACATCTGGACGGAGATGG GGGTTTCAGTGTGTCAACTGATAGCAGAGTGCATGTATTCAAGCCGGTTTCTGTGCAGGCCATGTG GTCAGCCCTCCAGTCACTCCATAAAGCATGCGAGGTGGCTCGTTGTCACAACTACTTTCCGGGCAGCTTGTTCCTCACCTGGGTCAGCTACTATCAAAGCAGGGTCTACTCCGACCAAGCACGCATCAACGAGTGGAACACCATGCAGGATGTGCAGTCACACCGTGCCGATTCGCCCGTGCTCTTCTCCGATGC ACCTACAGAAAGAGAGCTGACAGAGCGTCAGATCAAAACCAGTTTGAGGGAGATCATGATGCAGAAAGACCTTGAGAATGTCACTTGCAAAGAG ATCCGAACAGAGCTGGAAATGCACATGACATGCAACCTGCGAGAGTTCAAGGAGTACATTGACAATGAGATGATTATTATTCTGGGCCAGATGGACAGTCCTACAGAGATCTTTGATCACGTCTTCTTG GGATCTGAGTGGAATGCATCCAATTTGGAGGAGTTGCAGAACAGTGG GGTTCAGTACATCCTGAATGTAACCAGGGAGATTGACAACTTCTTCCCCGGTGTGTTTGAATATCACAACATCCGTGTTTACGATGAGGAGGCCACAGACCTGCTTGCTTATTGGAATGACACCTACAAGTTTATCTCTAGAGCCAA GAAAGCTGGATCTAAGTGCTTGGTGCACTGTAAAATGGGTATAAGTCGCTCTGCAGCTACAGTGATCGCTTACGCCATGAAGGAGCACGGCTGGGATTTGAAAAAAGCCCTAGATTACGTCAAGGAGCGTCGAGCTGTGACGAAACCTAATCCCTCTTTTATGAGACAGCTGGAGGAGTATCAGGGCATACTACTTGCCAG CAAGCAGAGGCACAACAAACTGTGGCGTTCTCACTCTGACAGCGACCTGTCTGAGCACCATGAGCCACTGTCTAAATCTCATGCCCAACCACACAGCCTGGGTCGCTCTGACCTTCATTACCAGGCCAGCACCACGTCTGATCCCTCTGTGAAAGAACTGCTGGAGTCACTTGGAACCTCGACCATCACTGGCAAAGCAACACACTCCACCAGCCAGCCTGATACTGGCATCCACTCTAATAAACTCAGCTCTTCACACTTTCATGGGGTGGCAGCTCCATCAGGCGATGCTGAAGCTCCAAGCCTTAAGGCTCCTTCTCATTCCGCTGCAGTCCTAATCCCCCAGTTGGAGTCCCCCTGTCCTGAGCCCACAGCTGGCTCTGTGTCTCCGTTATCTCCTCCACTCTCCAATGGCTTATGTGACTCTGAGGATCAGCCCTCATCACCTCCTCTCTTCCAGCCAAGGGCCGCCACTGTGGTGCCCGAACCTCAAAAGACAGACATGGTAACTATTGCTCAGAGTGTTTTAGTGGGCCAGCCACACCCGGCTCCATCCTTTCAccacctccccctctcccctgcCCCATCCCCAACTCCAGTCTATCATGATGAGGATGAGGTTATCAAACCACAGGTGTTGTCCTGTTCTCTGCCTGTGATCAAACCAATGCTAGTGTCAGTGCCTGAGCCCATAACAACACCAAGCACACAAAAGGCTGGACCCCAACGTCTGCCTGCACCAGTGCCTGTCAAAAATACAGACTGTGAACAACAGATGTGCGGCTTGTCTTTGGGCTGTTTAGCAgcaccccccccctccactaGTCAATTAATCAGCGACCCTAGTGCCATTCCACAAGACGACGAGGTGTTGATAGGCGCAGATCACATTAACTTTTTCAGTGCCAGAGAAAAGTTCAAGGGAATGAGTCAAGATGATAAAACTCACTGTTCTGCGGGGCAGCAGTCGCCCCAGCTGAAGAGTTGTGGCAAGGATCAACCACTACTGCCTCAGGAGGTTTCCACTAGTGAGGGGAAGgtagaggagaaaagaaag GAAATAACCTTCTCTGTGCAGGCCACAGGATTGAAGCCTGCAGAGCACACAGAGCCTCAGGGCCCCCAAGACCAGGAAGTGAGCAAGTTGAGGCAGGAGATAGAGGATGGAGATCTTTTATCACAGAAGGATGCTGAGAACGTAAAAGAGgaagtgaaaaacaaagaggaggaggaggcagcgCCTGCTCGTCTCTATAGCGATTGGACAAGGGGGTCCGTGCGGCGTGTCACACAACAGCTGGAGCAAAGAATGAAACAGGAGCATGAGACTGTGTCCCCCTCCTCATCTCCACCATCCCTCTCCCGCAGCTCCTCCGGCTGTCAGCGGCGTCCACCCAATGTCACTGCTGTGACATCGTCCGATCCACAGGATGCATCAATTGGTTTACAGGTGTCAGAAGTTAACACTCCGCAGGAAGAGCAGGAGAAGGATGATGGGAAGTTTGAACCAGTTAAAAGGGAGAGTGGTGATGTAGTTGAGATGGGGGCACTAGGAAACAATACTGGAAGCACAAAAGGACACAAACTCCACTCAGCAGATACTAGATTGCTCTCtacctcttcttctttccacCACTCTGTCCATTCTCCCTTTGCCTCTGTGAACTTCCTGTGTTTGGAGGGTGTGACAGAGTTGGAGACAAGCACAGACAGGGACTGCTCCACAGAGGGACCTCCTGGTGACGTTATCATGAGGGAGACATGGGAGACATTGTGCGAGCTGGGTGCCTTCCTGCAGCAGGTGAGCATGGATGGAGCTTGCAAGGCCAGATGTGTGGACCAGGTTTTTGGCCTCAGTGCTGGAACCACTCGGAAGCGAGGAAGCGCTGGCTTAAAGAGGGTCAAAGAGGTGGAAGCAAGGATTCGCCAGGCGGGACTGACTCCTCCATCCCTGATGAAGCGCTCAGCCTCTCTGGCCAAACTAGGCTGTCTGGAGCTGCTAGCCAATGACCTTAGTGAGTGGGAGCTCAGCCGCTCCTCTGTAGCTCCGTCCTCCACAGAACCTCCGATCCACACGGCTAGCGATGAGTCCAAGAAGCAGCGGGTCCACAATTCTCCTTCCTCAGCCGGCCAGCAGCTAGAAGTCCCCGGGACTGATGCGGAGAGGCTTTCTGACAATGGAGAAACCTCACCAGGAGTCTCTCCACCATCCAGTCCGCAGAGAGGACAAGTCCCTAACTCGGACCAAGATTCTCTGCATTTGCCTGGGCTGACATTTACGGCAACAAAGCAGCAATATGGAAGGACTCACCCCCTGAGGCGCCTTAAGAAACGGACTGCTAGTACCCTCTACCACACCATGTAA